In Pseudobacter ginsenosidimutans, the following are encoded in one genomic region:
- a CDS encoding CusA/CzcA family heavy metal efflux RND transporter, with amino-acid sequence MLNRIIQFSISNKLIVALFTLMLVAWGIFSFTRLPIDAVPDITNNQVQVITVSPSNGAEDIERFVTFPVEQTMATIPGIEEIRSFSRFGLSVVTIVFKEDIDVYWARQQVNERLTSVNDKIPAGMGMPELAPLTTGLGEIFQYVIHTKKGYGDKYSAMDLRTIQDWIVRRQMLGVEGVADVASFGGYLKQYEVALNPEKLRSMNISIAEVFDALAKNNQNTGGAYIDKNPNAWFVRSIGLIGNMEDIGNIVVKNTSGNVPVLIRNVGTVQIGSAIRYGAMTRNNEGEVTGAIVMMLKGENSSAVIKRVKERMAQIGKTLPEGVVIEPFLDRTKLVNSAIKTVSTNLIEGALIVIFVLVILLGNLRGGLIVASVIPLAMLFAVSMMNLFGVSGNLMSLGAIDFGLIVDGAVIIVEATIHQLGLNNRRQLNQQEMDIEVGGAAKKMMNAAAFGQIIILIVYLPILSLTGIEGKMFRPMAQTVSFAIVGALILSLTYVPMMSSLFLSKKISHKRTISDRIIGGLQRIYEPVLRTALRARALVIGASIVLLAGSLWIFSTMGSEFIPTLGEGDFAVETRVLTGSSLSKTVEATNRSAEVLMKKFPEVKEVVGKIGSSEIPTDPMPVELCDMIIVLKDKKEWTSADSREELAEKMQAELEKHIPGVTYGFQQPIQMRFNELMSGARQDVVVKIFGEDLTQLADYAGRVGAIARTIEGAVDVYVEQATGLPQVIVKFKRDKIAQFGLDIETVNQVIRAGFAGDAAGQVFENERRFDLVVRMEKSNRQTVEDLRTLYVTAPNGNQVPLEQLAEVEIRTGPNQIQREDARRRVMVGFNVRGKDVASVVKDIQQRIEKEIKFSPGYYAAYGGTFENLQEARARLAIAVPVALLLILVLLYFAFGSLKYGLLIFTAIPLSAIGGIIALWMRGMPFSISAGVGFIALFGVAVLNGIVLIAEFNRLKKDGMENLTDIVLTGTRTRLRPVIMTALVASLGFIPMALSGGSGAEVQRPLATVVIGGLVTATLLTLLVLPCLYILFEKMGGPGKKMGTVTAVIALLIIGPVMNAKAQQPSSLTLQQAVDLAIKQHPSMQSSKLMIDKEKMLRGTSTELGKTTLGAQYGQANTVKWDNHFTLSQDIPNPGLFGKQKQLADARIKSSELNLAVTKQELVLQVKSAWYQLAWLQSVKYLLQRQDTLYRNFLKAAEVRYRTGETRMLEQSTAQTRLNENNNQVQRNEADIRIAQTNLQRLLNAKEEIRIAMENIIRLDGSGITPTATLSYDHPLTAYLQQEIKVNEQTIKVEKAKGGPDFSVGYFNQSIYGFQNTDGTEKFYDFGKRFHGVQASVSFPIFNKPYASRVRAAKVDQQIAESNLELARNNLNGQFREAHQQYEKEKNNLQYYEGSALPNVELMLTQAQRAFQAGEISYVEYLQALQTASEIRMNYLQALRDYNIAIVTLEYFQPTK; translated from the coding sequence ATGCTAAACCGCATTATACAGTTCTCTATCAGCAATAAGCTGATCGTTGCCCTATTTACATTGATGCTGGTGGCCTGGGGGATATTTTCCTTTACCAGACTGCCGATAGACGCTGTACCGGACATTACTAACAACCAGGTACAGGTGATCACCGTATCGCCATCGAATGGAGCTGAAGACATTGAGCGCTTCGTTACTTTTCCCGTAGAACAGACCATGGCCACCATTCCCGGCATCGAAGAGATCAGGTCTTTCTCCCGCTTCGGACTGAGTGTGGTCACCATCGTTTTCAAAGAAGATATAGACGTTTACTGGGCGCGCCAGCAGGTGAACGAAAGACTAACAAGTGTTAACGATAAGATCCCCGCAGGCATGGGCATGCCGGAACTGGCGCCCCTCACTACAGGTCTCGGTGAGATCTTTCAATACGTGATCCACACTAAAAAAGGATACGGGGACAAATACTCCGCCATGGACCTGCGTACCATCCAGGACTGGATCGTGCGCAGGCAAATGCTGGGTGTGGAAGGTGTGGCCGATGTGGCCAGCTTCGGAGGTTATCTCAAACAATATGAAGTAGCCCTCAACCCGGAAAAACTGCGCAGCATGAATATCAGCATCGCTGAAGTTTTTGATGCGCTCGCAAAGAACAACCAGAATACAGGAGGAGCATACATCGATAAAAACCCCAATGCCTGGTTCGTGCGCAGTATCGGGCTGATCGGCAATATGGAAGACATTGGAAATATTGTTGTGAAGAATACTTCAGGCAATGTGCCCGTGCTCATCCGCAATGTGGGGACCGTTCAGATAGGTTCGGCTATCCGTTATGGTGCGATGACGCGGAACAATGAAGGAGAAGTTACCGGCGCCATAGTGATGATGCTGAAAGGTGAGAACTCCTCCGCCGTGATCAAGCGCGTGAAAGAAAGAATGGCGCAGATCGGGAAAACATTGCCGGAAGGCGTGGTGATTGAACCATTCCTGGACAGAACCAAACTCGTGAACAGCGCCATCAAAACAGTTTCCACCAATCTGATCGAAGGTGCGCTGATCGTGATCTTTGTATTGGTGATCCTGCTCGGGAACTTACGGGGAGGGTTGATCGTAGCTTCTGTGATCCCGCTGGCCATGCTCTTTGCCGTTTCCATGATGAACCTCTTTGGTGTGAGCGGCAACCTGATGAGCCTTGGCGCCATTGACTTCGGATTGATAGTGGATGGTGCAGTGATCATCGTGGAAGCCACCATCCATCAGTTGGGATTGAATAACCGAAGGCAGCTGAACCAGCAGGAGATGGATATCGAAGTGGGGGGCGCCGCCAAAAAAATGATGAACGCCGCTGCATTCGGACAGATCATCATCCTTATCGTTTACTTGCCGATCTTATCGCTCACAGGTATCGAAGGCAAGATGTTCCGCCCCATGGCGCAGACCGTGAGCTTCGCCATTGTGGGAGCGCTGATCTTATCGCTCACCTATGTGCCGATGATGAGCTCGCTCTTCCTCAGCAAAAAGATATCTCACAAAAGAACCATTTCAGATCGCATCATTGGCGGGCTGCAGCGTATATATGAACCCGTTTTACGCACTGCGCTCCGCGCGAGAGCCCTGGTGATCGGCGCATCCATCGTTCTGCTGGCCGGCAGTCTCTGGATTTTCTCTACCATGGGTTCGGAATTCATCCCCACATTAGGCGAGGGCGACTTTGCCGTTGAAACCCGTGTGCTCACCGGCAGCAGCCTCAGCAAAACAGTGGAAGCCACCAACAGGTCGGCAGAAGTGCTGATGAAAAAATTCCCTGAAGTGAAAGAAGTGGTGGGAAAGATAGGATCCAGCGAGATCCCTACAGACCCCATGCCTGTTGAGCTCTGCGATATGATCATCGTATTGAAAGATAAAAAGGAATGGACCTCTGCCGATTCCCGCGAGGAGCTGGCGGAAAAAATGCAGGCCGAACTCGAAAAACATATTCCCGGCGTTACTTACGGTTTCCAGCAACCGATCCAGATGCGATTCAATGAGCTGATGTCCGGCGCACGCCAGGACGTGGTGGTGAAGATTTTCGGAGAAGACCTTACACAGCTGGCCGATTATGCAGGCAGGGTGGGCGCTATCGCCAGAACCATCGAAGGTGCTGTGGATGTGTATGTGGAGCAGGCTACCGGCCTGCCGCAGGTGATCGTGAAATTCAAACGGGATAAGATCGCGCAGTTCGGGCTGGACATTGAAACTGTGAACCAGGTGATCCGGGCAGGCTTTGCGGGTGATGCAGCCGGACAGGTTTTCGAGAATGAACGTCGCTTTGACCTCGTAGTGCGAATGGAAAAAAGCAATCGTCAAACAGTGGAAGACCTGCGTACGCTTTATGTTACGGCTCCCAATGGTAACCAGGTGCCGCTGGAGCAGCTGGCTGAAGTGGAGATCCGCACAGGTCCCAACCAGATCCAGCGCGAAGATGCCCGCCGTCGTGTAATGGTTGGTTTCAACGTGAGAGGAAAGGACGTGGCGTCAGTTGTGAAAGATATTCAGCAACGCATCGAAAAAGAGATCAAATTCTCACCCGGCTATTATGCAGCCTATGGAGGTACTTTCGAAAATCTCCAGGAAGCCCGCGCCAGGCTGGCCATTGCAGTGCCTGTAGCATTGCTGCTGATATTGGTATTGCTCTATTTCGCTTTCGGTTCATTGAAATATGGATTGCTCATTTTCACTGCTATTCCCCTCTCCGCTATCGGAGGCATCATCGCACTCTGGATGCGTGGTATGCCTTTCAGTATTTCGGCGGGTGTGGGCTTTATTGCGCTCTTTGGTGTAGCAGTATTGAATGGCATTGTGCTGATCGCTGAATTCAACAGGTTAAAAAAAGATGGTATGGAAAACCTTACAGATATCGTACTCACGGGAACGCGCACCCGATTGCGACCGGTGATCATGACGGCCCTTGTGGCCAGCCTGGGATTTATCCCGATGGCATTATCAGGAGGCAGCGGTGCAGAAGTGCAACGTCCGTTGGCAACCGTGGTGATCGGTGGACTGGTAACAGCTACGCTGCTCACATTGCTGGTATTGCCCTGTTTGTATATCCTCTTTGAAAAAATGGGAGGCCCGGGTAAAAAGATGGGAACAGTTACGGCAGTGATCGCCCTGCTGATCATTGGCCCGGTGATGAATGCGAAGGCGCAACAACCTTCTTCACTCACTTTGCAACAGGCAGTGGACCTTGCCATCAAACAACACCCTTCCATGCAATCCTCCAAACTGATGATCGATAAGGAAAAGATGTTGAGAGGAACCAGTACTGAACTTGGGAAGACCACGCTGGGTGCGCAATACGGACAGGCCAACACCGTGAAATGGGACAATCATTTTACATTATCGCAGGATATTCCCAATCCCGGCCTCTTCGGAAAACAGAAGCAGCTGGCCGATGCACGCATCAAAAGCAGTGAGCTCAACCTGGCCGTGACCAAACAGGAACTGGTGTTGCAGGTGAAATCTGCCTGGTACCAGCTTGCCTGGCTGCAATCAGTGAAATACCTGCTGCAAAGACAGGATACACTTTACCGGAACTTTCTCAAAGCGGCTGAAGTGCGCTACAGGACTGGCGAAACGAGGATGCTGGAACAAAGTACAGCGCAAACCAGACTGAACGAGAACAATAACCAGGTGCAGCGCAATGAAGCAGATATCCGGATAGCGCAAACCAATCTGCAAAGGCTGCTCAATGCAAAGGAAGAGATCAGGATTGCAATGGAAAATATCATCAGGCTGGATGGTTCTGGTATAACGCCAACGGCTACACTGTCCTACGATCATCCGCTTACAGCTTACCTGCAGCAGGAGATCAAAGTGAATGAACAAACGATAAAAGTGGAAAAAGCGAAAGGTGGTCCGGATTTCTCTGTGGGATATTTCAACCAGTCGATTTACGGATTCCAGAATACTGATGGCACGGAGAAGTTTTACGATTTCGGCAAACGCTTTCATGGCGTACAGGCTTCCGTGAGCTTTCCGATCTTCAACAAGCCTTATGCAAGCCGCGTTCGCGCAGCAAAAGTAGATCAGCAGATCGCCGAGAGCAACCTGGAACTGGCGCGCAATAATCTCAATGGTCAATTTCGCGAAGCCCATCAGCAGTATGAGAAGGAAAAGAATAACCTGCAATACTATGAAGGCAGCGCCCTGCCAAATGTTGAGCTGATGCTCACGCAGGCGCAACGCGCTTTCCAGGCAGGTGAGATCAGTTATGTGGAATACCTCCAGGCATTGCAGACCGCCAGCGAGATCCGCATGAACTATCTCCAGGCGCTCCGTGATTACAATATTGCCATCGTAACACTTGAATACTTCCAACCCACTAAATAA
- a CDS encoding nuclear transport factor 2 family protein, whose translation MYKKFIAFLFILTIFVNVIMAQSKEEKAVAAAVETLRKAMIDGDKQALEAIAADQLSYGHSSGNVEDKKTFVTTLTSGKSDFVTINLSNQTITVSGETAIVRHKLDATTNDNGQPGTVSLSILTVWQKQRGKWVMLARQAVKQAAPKL comes from the coding sequence ATGTACAAGAAATTCATCGCATTCTTATTCATCCTCACCATTTTTGTAAATGTGATCATGGCTCAATCAAAAGAAGAAAAAGCAGTGGCGGCTGCCGTGGAAACACTCCGCAAGGCAATGATCGATGGAGATAAGCAGGCGCTAGAAGCCATCGCGGCCGATCAATTGAGTTATGGACATTCAAGTGGAAATGTGGAGGACAAGAAAACTTTTGTGACCACGCTAACCAGCGGCAAGTCTGACTTTGTGACCATCAACCTCAGCAATCAGACCATCACGGTGAGTGGCGAAACGGCCATCGTTCGCCATAAACTCGATGCCACTACCAACGATAATGGGCAGCCTGGAACCGTTAGTCTATCGATTCTTACCGTTTGGCAAAAACAAAGGGGAAAATGGGTGATGCTGGCACGGCAGGCAGTGAAGCAGGCAGCACCAAAATTATAG
- a CDS encoding efflux RND transporter periplasmic adaptor subunit yields MTFNKNIINLFKAASFVTLLLAMEACGDSKGKTAGKEAAEKSDSTKEEHEHGHEEGGEIELTPDQARGIGIETGTVSVRTLSGTIKVNGTLDVPPQQMLSVSAPMGGFLRSSDMLQGKHVTKGQLIATLEDPAYLQLQQDYLETVSQLDFLKVEYERQEELMKENINARKTFEQAKANYRSTEARLAGLKAKLQLVKLDIAKLEKGQIQPTINVYAPISGYVTEVNVNLGKYVNPTDVMFEIVDTEHLHAELTVFERDVPKLKIGQKVRFILANELKERMATVYLIGREISSDRTVRIHCHLDKEDRELLPGMYLTAFVETKNELQPSLPENAIVNYEGKNYIFIKEEDEHVDKEGGAPHQHFKAVEIQTGVAELGYVAVMLPQGIDIKTTPIVFKGAYDLLSKWKNSGEGGHAH; encoded by the coding sequence ATGACTTTCAATAAAAATATCATCAACCTATTCAAAGCCGCGTCATTTGTTACGCTGCTGCTGGCCATGGAAGCCTGTGGAGATAGTAAAGGGAAAACCGCCGGCAAAGAAGCGGCTGAAAAATCCGACAGCACAAAGGAAGAGCATGAGCACGGGCATGAGGAAGGCGGAGAGATCGAGCTCACGCCAGACCAGGCCCGTGGCATTGGTATCGAAACAGGAACTGTAAGTGTGCGCACGTTAAGCGGCACCATCAAAGTGAATGGCACACTGGACGTACCACCGCAACAAATGCTCAGCGTATCGGCTCCCATGGGTGGATTTCTTCGCTCTTCAGACATGTTGCAGGGCAAGCATGTGACCAAAGGACAACTCATAGCCACCCTCGAAGATCCTGCCTACCTGCAATTGCAGCAGGATTACCTGGAAACGGTGAGCCAGCTGGATTTCCTGAAAGTGGAGTATGAAAGACAGGAAGAACTGATGAAAGAAAATATCAACGCCAGGAAAACATTTGAGCAGGCAAAGGCTAATTATCGCAGCACCGAAGCCAGGCTGGCAGGTCTCAAAGCCAAACTGCAACTTGTTAAACTTGATATCGCAAAATTGGAGAAAGGACAGATACAACCTACCATCAATGTATATGCGCCCATCTCCGGTTATGTAACCGAAGTGAATGTGAATCTCGGCAAATACGTGAACCCCACCGATGTGATGTTCGAGATCGTTGATACGGAACACCTCCATGCAGAGCTCACCGTGTTTGAAAGAGATGTTCCCAAACTGAAGATCGGACAGAAAGTGCGTTTCATTCTTGCCAATGAACTGAAGGAAAGAATGGCCACCGTGTACCTGATCGGGCGCGAGATCAGCTCAGACCGTACTGTACGTATTCATTGTCACCTGGACAAAGAGGACCGCGAGTTGTTGCCGGGTATGTATCTCACCGCTTTTGTAGAGACCAAAAATGAGCTTCAGCCATCCTTACCCGAAAATGCCATTGTGAACTATGAAGGAAAGAACTATATCTTTATTAAGGAAGAAGATGAGCATGTAGATAAGGAAGGAGGCGCACCCCACCAGCATTTTAAAGCCGTAGAGATCCAAACCGGCGTAGCCGAACTGGGCTATGTAGCCGTAATGTTGCCGCAGGGCATCGATATCAAAACAACACCCATCGTATTCAAAGGAGCATATGACCTGCTGAGCAAATGGAAGAACAGTGGCGAAGGCGGCCACGCACATTAA
- a CDS encoding heavy metal translocating P-type ATPase produces MIEEKKEQHEEHAHEHGGIFGRRSDLIFSLTGGVLLGIGYLLEKFEAGPAWLSLACFIAVYFFGGYYTLKEAILSVRRGVFEVDFLMLVAAAGAASLGKWPEGALLLFLFSLGHALEALSMDKARKSIEALAGLAPTTATVRREGVMQDVPVSSLKAGDIVIIRPNSKIPADGYVTQGSSTVNQAPITGESIPVDKLPLPAAMQKEDDKKIGAQYKVFAGTINGAGSLEIRVTKEAKDSTLARVMQMVKEAEQQQSPTQQFTKKIERYYVPAVLILVVLLMFAYLVIDETFSQSFYRSMAVLVAASPCALAISTPSAVLSGVARAARQGVLVKGGRPLEELGMLTALAFDKTGTLTEGRPKLNAIVPLEGITETELLRMSVAVEKLSDHPLAAAIVNGGMEKLGVINIPEATDMKAVAGKGVQATWEGESILIGNDELFKTAGLPALPDAIAQQVMALQQAGNTSMIIRKGDRFAGILGVMDLPRAEAPVVISELRKLGIRKMVMLTGDNQRVADAVAAKVGIDIAKGDLLPEEKVANIEQLRREENKLAMVGDGVNDAPAMARSTVGIAMGAAGSDVALEAADIALMADNLSNLPFAIGLSRAGKRIIRQNLILSLGMVAILIPLAITGVANIGPAVAFHEGSTLLVVLNALRLLGYEQ; encoded by the coding sequence ATGATCGAAGAGAAAAAAGAACAACATGAAGAACACGCACATGAGCATGGTGGTATATTCGGCCGACGCAGCGATCTCATCTTTTCACTCACCGGTGGCGTATTGCTGGGCATCGGCTACCTGTTGGAAAAATTTGAAGCCGGCCCTGCCTGGTTATCGCTGGCCTGTTTCATCGCCGTGTATTTCTTTGGTGGATACTACACGCTGAAGGAAGCGATCCTGTCTGTCCGTCGCGGTGTGTTCGAAGTGGATTTCCTGATGCTGGTGGCGGCTGCGGGCGCGGCTTCGCTCGGAAAATGGCCGGAAGGTGCGCTGCTGCTTTTCCTCTTCAGTCTGGGGCATGCGCTGGAAGCATTGAGTATGGACAAAGCCCGCAAATCCATTGAAGCCCTGGCGGGACTGGCGCCAACCACTGCTACCGTTCGAAGAGAGGGAGTGATGCAGGACGTGCCGGTAAGCAGTCTCAAAGCAGGTGATATCGTGATCATCCGTCCCAACAGCAAGATACCGGCAGATGGTTATGTAACGCAGGGCAGCAGCACCGTGAACCAGGCTCCCATCACCGGCGAAAGTATTCCCGTAGATAAATTGCCTCTGCCTGCTGCAATGCAAAAGGAAGATGATAAAAAGATAGGTGCGCAATACAAAGTATTTGCAGGCACCATCAACGGCGCAGGTTCACTGGAAATACGTGTAACGAAGGAAGCGAAGGATTCCACGCTTGCCCGCGTGATGCAGATGGTGAAGGAAGCTGAACAGCAGCAATCGCCCACGCAGCAATTCACCAAAAAGATCGAAAGATATTATGTGCCTGCTGTGCTGATACTGGTGGTGTTGTTGATGTTTGCTTATCTCGTGATAGATGAAACTTTCAGTCAGAGTTTTTATCGTTCCATGGCCGTACTGGTGGCGGCAAGCCCCTGTGCATTGGCCATTTCAACGCCCAGTGCAGTGTTGAGCGGTGTGGCGCGTGCGGCCAGGCAGGGGGTACTGGTGAAAGGAGGAAGGCCACTGGAAGAACTGGGTATGCTTACGGCACTCGCATTCGATAAAACGGGAACGCTCACGGAAGGCAGACCCAAACTGAATGCTATCGTACCACTGGAAGGTATAACCGAAACCGAATTGCTTCGTATGTCCGTAGCTGTTGAAAAATTGAGTGATCATCCGCTCGCAGCTGCTATCGTGAATGGAGGTATGGAAAAACTCGGAGTCATTAATATTCCTGAAGCCACAGATATGAAAGCCGTTGCCGGCAAAGGTGTACAGGCTACCTGGGAGGGAGAAAGCATTCTCATCGGAAATGATGAACTGTTCAAAACTGCCGGACTGCCTGCTTTGCCTGATGCTATTGCGCAGCAGGTGATGGCATTGCAACAGGCGGGCAATACGAGTATGATCATCCGCAAAGGTGATCGCTTTGCGGGAATTCTCGGAGTGATGGACCTTCCGCGCGCAGAAGCTCCTGTTGTGATCAGCGAGCTTCGCAAACTCGGCATCCGCAAAATGGTGATGCTCACGGGCGATAACCAGCGTGTAGCTGATGCTGTGGCTGCCAAAGTGGGCATCGATATTGCGAAGGGCGATCTGTTGCCGGAGGAAAAAGTGGCCAATATCGAACAGTTGCGAAGGGAAGAGAACAAACTGGCGATGGTGGGCGATGGTGTGAACGATGCGCCTGCTATGGCGCGCAGCACGGTAGGCATCGCCATGGGCGCAGCCGGCAGTGATGTGGCGCTGGAAGCTGCGGATATCGCATTGATGGCCGATAATCTCAGTAATCTGCCATTTGCCATCGGCCTGAGCCGCGCCGGGAAACGCATCATCAGGCAGAATCTCATTCTCAGTCTTGGTATGGTGGCCATCCTGATCCCCCTGGCAATCACCGGCGTGGCCAATATCGGACCGGCTGTGGCCTTCCATGAAGGCAGCACTTTGCTGGTGGTGCTCAATGCGCTGAGGTTGCTTGGTTATGAGCAATGA
- a CDS encoding outer membrane beta-barrel protein, translating into MTRIVLLLIACCIGSTLYAQKPVGSLKGKVLDKQNKLVLPSTTATLLNSIDSSMIGFTVSDKEGLFEIKNIPAGVYLLNLTFTGYKDLYKPIRFSADKASLDLGDLFMETDTSMLAAVVVRVPPIQIKGDTTEFRASAIKTRPNATVEDLLKRIPGMEVDRDGNVTAQGKDIPKIYVDGKEFFGNDPKMATRNLTADMVESVQLYDDMSEQAKFNKIDDGSRQRTINIKLKKDRRKGTFGRAAAGLGNEGLYEGSFFLNRFNNDFRVSVVGNASNTNRMGMGGMMNMGMGGGGGRGGGRGGMAISGGRGGGRGGAGNTDIFGAGVNFSNEWGKKLSLQGSYAVNGSQSKTNSQRQQQSFFANDSSSVENSASNSSSDNLNHNLSLRLDWKIDSMSSINMSSSVGIRSSGTNSMDSSRTRSVTKLEAYDAIFRRSARESNSDGLNFNNNVTFRHRFRKKGRTLSIGWQSSMNNSDMNGANETPYYFLKPNGDTASITHQRQRNFNTTRNFNNTLNTSITEALTEKLTWEINYAYTNEHNTSDVDVMEYRNISKDYDSVNKSQTNYFENNNQHHKFGTNLRYTLAKGDLQIGGTIQFTTLENMSHRELFGKDSLMVQKFVNLAPNASYNYQIDRQSSLRFGYRGNTRTPNISQLQDVRDESNLLYIREGNPNLKQEFSHDLNLSFNRMNPNNFMYYSIDASAGFTRNKIVNSIRLLEGGKQLSRPENINGGYQANLGANFSIPLKKTVSGKSSPLSLQSNSRLSYTRDVNLLNGDINFNNNRSASQSLTLNYWNDLFDLGTSGRFTYNDASFNVQQATRNRYFNQNYSVDFSCNFFKDLRLETNFDYSINSGRSDGFNQSIPLWDASLAWTFFKKKNGELKVSVVDILNQNSNVDRTVNDNYIVDSYTQILRRYFMVSFMYGFNQFGGRKGGGQKGQRLGIG; encoded by the coding sequence ATGACCCGAATTGTACTGCTCCTGATTGCTTGTTGTATTGGATCCACCCTCTATGCACAGAAACCTGTGGGCTCCCTCAAAGGTAAAGTGCTCGATAAACAGAATAAACTGGTATTGCCCTCTACAACGGCCACACTCCTGAACTCCATCGATTCCAGTATGATCGGGTTCACCGTCAGCGACAAGGAAGGCTTATTCGAAATAAAAAATATTCCCGCAGGCGTTTACCTGCTCAATCTCACATTCACCGGGTACAAGGATCTATACAAGCCCATCCGATTCTCCGCAGACAAAGCATCCCTCGATCTCGGCGATCTTTTCATGGAAACAGATACATCCATGCTGGCAGCAGTAGTTGTGCGCGTGCCGCCTATCCAGATCAAAGGCGATACTACAGAGTTCCGTGCCAGCGCTATCAAAACAAGACCCAACGCCACAGTGGAAGACCTGTTGAAACGAATTCCCGGAATGGAAGTGGACCGTGATGGCAATGTAACTGCACAGGGAAAAGACATTCCCAAGATCTATGTAGATGGAAAGGAATTCTTTGGTAACGATCCAAAAATGGCTACGCGCAACCTCACTGCTGATATGGTGGAAAGTGTACAACTGTACGATGATATGAGTGAGCAGGCCAAATTCAATAAGATCGATGATGGAAGCCGCCAGCGTACCATCAATATCAAACTGAAAAAAGACAGGCGCAAAGGTACTTTCGGAAGAGCTGCTGCAGGACTGGGTAATGAAGGGCTGTATGAAGGGAGTTTCTTCCTTAACAGGTTCAATAATGATTTCCGTGTGTCTGTGGTGGGCAACGCGTCCAATACCAACCGTATGGGAATGGGGGGCATGATGAATATGGGCATGGGCGGCGGTGGCGGCCGTGGTGGTGGCAGAGGTGGTATGGCCATCAGCGGCGGACGCGGAGGTGGAAGGGGTGGAGCCGGTAATACCGATATCTTCGGCGCCGGTGTGAACTTCTCCAATGAATGGGGAAAGAAACTCTCGCTCCAGGGAAGCTATGCAGTGAATGGTTCTCAATCGAAGACAAACAGCCAGCGTCAGCAGCAGTCTTTCTTCGCCAATGACAGCTCCTCCGTGGAGAATTCTGCCTCCAATTCAAGTTCGGATAATCTCAATCATAACCTGAGCCTGCGGCTCGACTGGAAGATCGATAGCATGAGCAGTATCAATATGTCGTCTTCCGTGGGTATTCGCAGTTCCGGAACCAATAGCATGGACTCATCCCGCACCAGGTCTGTAACCAAGTTGGAGGCTTATGATGCCATCTTTCGGAGGAGTGCCCGTGAGTCCAATTCGGATGGACTGAACTTCAATAACAATGTCACTTTCCGTCATCGCTTCAGGAAGAAGGGGAGAACACTCAGCATCGGATGGCAATCTTCCATGAACAATTCAGACATGAACGGCGCCAATGAAACGCCTTACTACTTCCTGAAACCAAATGGAGATACTGCTTCGATTACTCATCAGCGTCAGCGGAACTTCAATACCACCCGTAACTTCAACAACACTTTGAATACTTCTATCACGGAAGCGCTTACTGAAAAGCTCACCTGGGAAATTAACTATGCTTATACCAATGAGCATAATACCAGTGATGTGGATGTAATGGAGTACAGGAATATTTCCAAAGACTACGACAGTGTGAACAAGAGCCAGACCAACTATTTCGAGAACAATAACCAGCATCATAAATTTGGTACCAACCTGCGTTATACGCTGGCCAAAGGCGATTTGCAGATAGGCGGCACCATTCAATTCACCACCCTGGAGAATATGAGTCACCGGGAATTGTTTGGAAAAGACAGCCTCATGGTACAGAAGTTCGTAAACCTGGCGCCCAATGCCAGCTATAATTATCAGATCGATCGTCAGAGCTCACTGCGTTTCGGTTACAGGGGCAATACAAGAACACCCAATATTTCGCAGCTGCAGGATGTGCGTGATGAAAGCAACCTGCTCTATATCCGTGAAGGTAATCCCAACCTGAAGCAGGAATTCAGTCATGATCTGAACCTTAGCTTCAACAGGATGAATCCTAACAATTTCATGTATTACAGTATCGATGCATCGGCTGGTTTCACCCGCAACAAGATCGTGAACAGCATCCGATTGCTGGAAGGCGGCAAGCAGTTGAGCCGCCCGGAGAATATCAATGGTGGTTACCAGGCTAACCTGGGCGCCAACTTTTCCATCCCTTTGAAGAAAACTGTGAGTGGAAAGAGCAGTCCGCTCAGCCTGCAGTCCAATTCTCGCCTGAGCTATACGAGGGATGTGAATCTTTTGAATGGCGACATCAATTTCAACAATAACCGCTCAGCCTCCCAGAGCCTGACCCTGAATTACTGGAACGATCTTTTCGATCTGGGCACTTCAGGCAGGTTTACATATAACGATGCCAGTTTCAATGTGCAGCAGGCTACCCGCAACAGGTACTTCAATCAGAATTACAGCGTGGACTTCAGTTGCAATTTCTTCAAGGACCTCAGGCTGGAAACCAATTTCGATTATTCCATCAACTCGGGAAGAAGCGATGGCTTCAACCAATCGATCCCACTCTGGGATGCATCCCTGGCCTGGACTTTTTTCAAAAAGAAGAATGGAGAACTGAAAGTATCCGTTGTGGATATCCTGAATCAGAACAGCAATGTTGACCGTACTGTGAACGACAACTATATCGTTGACAGCTATACGCAGATCCTCAGAAGATATTTTATGGTCAGCTTCATGTATGGCTTCAACCAGTTCGGCGGTCGCAAAGGCGGTGGTCAGAAAGGACAGCGTTTGGGAATTGGGTAA